Proteins co-encoded in one Rhopalosiphum maidis isolate BTI-1 chromosome 2, ASM367621v3, whole genome shotgun sequence genomic window:
- the LOC113552835 gene encoding adenine phosphoribosyltransferase-like: protein MTSTNTLEDNIKMLHQYIEHFPDFPKPGIMYKEILSVLNHGDGIQLLEKILKQISNHLRGKVDCIAMLETRGFIFGPILSLHLNVPCIPVSKKGNLPGPVVELPYILEYGEDILTVQLNSIKKGQKIFIVDDFLATGGTLKAASKLIKKAGGEIVQGLVLMEKCELEGRKRLDFPIISLISD, encoded by the exons ATGACATCAACTAACACATTGGAGGATAACATCAAAATGTTACATCaatatattgaacattttccAGACTTCCCTAAACCAGgaattatgtataa ggAAATATTATCAGTGTTAAATCATGGTGATGGAATACAATTgttggaaaaaatattgaaacaaatttcTAATCATCTGCGTGGTAAAGTTGACTGTATAGCAATGTTGGAGACTCgtggttttatttttggtcCAATACTTTCTTTACATCTTAATGTACCATGCATACCAGTCAGTAAAAAGGGAAATTTACCAGGCCCTGTCGTTGAGTTACCATATATTTTGGAGTATGGAGaa gATATTTTGACTGTACAATTAAATAGCATTAAAAAAGGACAGAAGATATTTATAGTGGATGACTTTCTTGCAACTGGAg gtacattaaaagctgcttcaaaattaattaaaaaagcaGGCGGAGAAATCGTACAAGGATTAGTATTAATGGAAAAGTGTGAATTAGAAGGACGTAAAAGATTAGATTTtccaataatatcattaatatctgATTAA
- the LOC113553088 gene encoding uncharacterized protein LOC113553088: MFQFTIILLITSFKVYHGFAYQCPKSIPYSTIPGLSRVNLPVSNALIHFKIENEFLIDCHGRTRYVCVEITADTLQNKTKNYDNDLHVQTGGDYKEHIIAYSLGGSNDSLNVFPLNQNCKSRLLNSNLEQKLAKLLSEHLQITYIAELEYTHNMTDVRPTRINTIYMDENENILRSAGTINSPPNTPCKTVDQVYPTKRKRSLIDIFKSPKNSTTNINCLDGCRRSECFSKVEDRDKRCSSYHFHSVHANTLCTGQWCYCCSYY; encoded by the coding sequence ATGTTTCAGTTTAcaataattctattaattaCTAGCTTTAAAGTGTATCACGGTTTTGCTTATCAATGTCCTAAATCAATCCCATATTCAACAATACCGGGATTATCGAGAGTTAATTTACCTGTATCAAATGCACTCATccattttaaaatcgaaaacgAATTTCTAATAGATTGTCATGGTAGGACAAGATATGTCTGTGTGGAAATTACGGCAGATACTTTACAGAATAAGACAAAAAATTACGATAATGATTTACATGTGCAAACCGGAGGAGATTATAAAGAACATATAATAGCGTATTCTCTTGGAGGATCAAATGATTCTCTGAATGTATTTCCACTTAACCAAAACTGTAAATCAAGGCTGCTTAACAGTAATCTTGAGCAAAAACTTGCCAAATTACTTTCTGAACATTtgcaaataacatatatagcTGAACTCgaatacacacataatatgacTGATGTACGGCCAACACgcataaacacaatatatatggacgaaaatgaaaatatcctAAGATCTGCAGGGACGATAAATTCACCACCTAACACACCCTGTAAGACAGTAGATCAGGTATATCCTACAAAACGCAAAAGATCTTTGatcgacatttttaaaagtcctaaaaattcaacaacaaatataaattgcttGGATGGATGTAGGAGGTCAGAATGTTTTTCAAAAGTTGAAGATCGTGATAAAAGATGTAGTTCGTATCATTTTCATTCGGTGCATGCTAATACACTTTGTACTGGCCAGTGGTGTTATTGCTGttcatattattga
- the LOC113555305 gene encoding chondroitin sulfate proteoglycan 4, producing the protein MFSIKCSNLLIGLCVVQLCSSEIASFYGSSYVNVPYQDAKSTTEISFAFRTKHLDAFLFLAAGKTDYCFVLLEAGKLKVKINLGAGESEISSPRGLRLDDLNWHLVNISRKEGDLNLAVDKIHIVREKLPIGFYELNMYGGLYIGGQGDFSELFLGHTNGLRGCLRDVRYNAVPDVLSRARWRTGRADAHSISWGCVNEFDAPRESSISFLEDGAYMAIPSILTSRTNVKWQFSIKTISEIGLILYNSKKSSTLSRHSGNVDFVGVELVGGKVRVAQNWGSGVTELYSDVTINDGVWHSINVAMEAGGLDVTIDAPKHRYRLALNNSALPSKHLDLSTILYVGGLEVNMRSGALASGMLSAGNSFKGCIRGISNDGRALGLPDALDTSKLISRCVWSYACTEKPCVHSPDIGCSQVGINSFKCVGCENHSDPQCVRPEFVQTHNAMLKVPLPISIEVLTINNLIVVEGSTATLTTSVISLILDYNHYGVREAGVQFHIVQPYAKHGKLNIESSKSSTGISISTFNMLNILKNEVFYVHDGSESTQDFITLELEFTSNEGLLLPDYLQERQRFILPVNITPENDTPTVRIPSDYNFILAQGTWKMLDKDKIVVIDRDSSPERLIVSVMNISGGYLDTTDNPNVPLETFTVAQMNNGFIGYRHTSNETGHFTFTLKVSDGEKESAITLIPVNVYSLLLTHVQNTGAILAYKSSVVISPSNLTFVTNADDPSLELTFKVVKHPKFGALKLIDGEQAQDKITVFTNHQLEKKLVSYVHNSEGSPTKDFFKFEVWSGQVKLGETYKFEFNFVEVHLTVDVFGPLKWHASSETAVKSDSIKVQTHPILLHPSSIIFELTKTSHTASLYLRNKPLVDGETWTQNDVDSGLLTLKLHHDTYSPATDLFEVKISAPRCQPIVSKLLNFEYSPSPLLVQAVSAFIHPLEVIEGSSSPLTDKHISIKCVGVNQLRYEILSGPDHGYLHLLINNSTVKNVTVFTEDDLYDSTLSYSHDGSENNHDYFKFLATSKNANFQYVGQVNISVQLINDNPPSCTTEENLRVVTGSDRTITNHNLQCQDKDVDTPVASLIFTINSISNGMILNTVNDPFTTVMKFTQEEVNNGKLIYRDEFSADTKQNRNSVVELGVFDGKHSIDLKLQVESSPPFIKVLNNSQLMLRQGGAATITTNHIYADTNLNIHSDKINYQVINGPDQGEIELGTNLEPLKTTIFSQAELEAGHVRYRHNGDVESVRDRVTIRVTAGSTVSRELEFDIRLLPQHYWEPLEVTKNSPIIVDESTTIAVTRQYLEVKQDMVPPSDIMYLVKEPPRYGYLEKESNEEDPGNPESNHLTTFNQSLINSGHLYYVQSTMNQSTDRLVVDITNGVVSLYGLVVSFVIVPKNVYLTSSQLNVIEGGNVTLSADTFPVMSSYYTDRVSRYSLVSAPNHGRIVRTTADTFDPTIDYWSPKQLARSQIMYVHDGSESTDDSFSVKVGVSDEKESAPVDIEVKINPVNNQRPLIIRNTGIKVWKGGIGLITSDNLTVEDKDTDVSNLTFVVSSSRCGHVILELQRAERFTQAQIDQSIVYFQHSGEYCDGELELSATDGLHSTEIVQFHIMAEQASIKILVNNPLRVFPMLGRQLTIDHLMAQCDDPNYQVTYIVRNAPRYGIVSKSASYEDSNQMAITNFTQKNVNESAVWYHHVSKYFSSNTTNDVFTFDAICEYAIPITNQTFNLEITVSSGGLEELLIGDKTRELVVKEGESTIIDLNTTAILTFLVNSIGIRSPTIKIELTNEPKHGRVCLDDVCDRRTFSQGHMRRNQVRYVHDHSDTLSDSLEFSVYLDIDPTAVPLCNVTIPVSIIPVNDQPFFLTQSYPNLRLVQGQSVTLTRSELLTEDPDTPPEQIVYDIVTGPAYGTICLAGIKNSVRFTQADIDAGEVVYKHDGQLKPTTFYFRVWDGQFNPVYKVFQIYVIPVTLNVTVSLPLPLLQGTYETVVNEKLFQVETNGDKDSVAYNISINPRHGVVFVNGTKSKLFSHKDLKDGRVIYRQTDLTSAADALRLSAQMHCEQSPIIRDLWLNISVEPLVKTGAFYPLTGLKSQLGVQVLNAEILAKTTSSDPKYKILRKPKFGKLKKIVRRSGDKQVIREVDVTKFSHGEIASGIVYFVAKKVLEPVEDSFPFLLTANGVQPAIGELRFHVSVAEPPSTTTPHLPTTTFKYSSTSVGKKSDIVEIARPNMSDDYLLCVGFIMAVVVASLVIVVLIRCRSKKRAEELDKMNPMPLPCPPDDLMTTSPRMDKNENHGCKVIALGPPEHAEPETDFNMRYPYGAADEEYSSSADGTEQNNPMLRRNQYWV; encoded by the exons atgttttcgataaaatgCAGTAATTTATTGATAGGCCTCTGTGTCGTACAGTTATGTTCATCGGAGATAG CATCGTTTTATGGATCTAGTTATGTCAACGTACCTTACCAAGATGCTAAAAGCACGACAGAAATTAGTTTTGCTTTTCGTACGAAACATTTGGATGCGTTCCTGTTTTTGGCTGCTGGCAAAACGGACTACTGTTTTGTCCTGTTAGAAGCTGGTAAGTTAAAGGTAAAGATTAATCTTGGAGCTGGTGAGTCAGAGATATCATCACCAAGAGGACTTCGACTCGATGATCTTAATTGGCATCTGGTTAACATATCACGGAAAGAAGGAGATTTAAATTTGGCAGttgataaaatacacatagTCAG agAAAAGTTGCCTATTGGATTCTATGAACTGAATATGTATGGTGGTCTGTACATTGGCGGTCAGGGAGatttttctgaattattcTTAGGTCATACTAATGGCTTACGTGGTTGTTTAAGAGATGTTCGTTATAATGCAGTACCAGATGTTTTGAGTAGAGCACGTTGGCGAACAGGTAGAGCCGATGCTCATTCAATATCTTGGGGTTGTGTAAATGAATTTGATGCACCAAGAGAATCAAGTATATCATTTCTTGAAGATGGCGCTTATATGGCTATACCCAGTATATTAACATCAAGAACTAATGTCAA gtGGCAGTTTTCCATAAAAACGATATCTGAAATCGGattaattctttataattctaaaaaaagcTCAACATTAAGTAGACATAGTGGGAATGTGGATTTTGTTGGTGTAGAACTTGTTGGTGGTAAAGTACGTGTTGCTCAAAATTGGGGTTCTGGAGTCACTGAACTATATTCTGATGTTACTATCAACGATGGAGTCTGGCATTCTATAAATGTAGCAATGGAAGCTGGGGGACTTGATGTAACTATTGATGCACCCAAACATAGGTATCGTTTGGCTTTAAATAATTCAGCTCTACCTTCAAAACATTTAGATCTTTCAACTATT ttgtatGTTGGTGGTCTGGAAGTAAATATGAGAAGTGGAGCATTAGCTTCTGGTATGCTTTCAGCAGGTAATAGTTTTAAAGGATGTATTCGAGGAATTTCAAACGATGGACGTGCACTTGGTTTACCAGATGCATTAGATACCTCCAAACTCATATCTCGTTGTGTTTGGTCATATGCATGTACAGAGAAGCCTTGTGTCCATTCACCGGACATTGGATGTTCACAAGTTGGAATTAATTCCTTTAAATGCGTTGGATGCGAGAATCACAGTGACCCACAATGTGTTCGTCCTGAATTTGTACAaacacataat gcAATGTTAAAAGTTCCATTACCAATTTCTATTgaagtattaactataaacaatttgatCGTAGTTGAAGGATCCACAGCAACTCTAACTACATCAGTTATTAGTTTGATACtagattataatcattatggGGTTCGAGAAGCAGGTGTACAGTTTCATATAGTTCAACCTTATGCTAAACATGGAAAGTTAAATATCGAGTCTTCTAAGTCATCTACTGGGATTTCAATCTCTACATTTAACAtgctcaatattttaaaaaatgag gtctTTTATGTTCATGATGGATCTGAAAGTACTCAAGACTTTATAACACTTGAACTTGAATTTACATCTAATGAAGGTTTATTACTACCAGATTATTTACAAGAAAGACAAAGATTTATATTACCTGTTAATATAACTCCAGAAAATGATACACCAACTGTTCGTATACCATctgattacaattttattttggctcag GGTACATGGAAAATGCTGGATAAGGATAAAATAGTAGTGATTGACCGAGATTCTAGCCCAGAAAGACTTATTGTATCTGTAATGAATATTAGTGGTGGTTATTTAGATACAACTGACAATCCAAATGTACCACTAGAAACATTTACTGTTGCTCAGatgaataatggttttattggTTATAGACACACTTCAAATGAAACTGGCcattttacttttactttaaaa gTATCTGATGGAGAAAAAGAAAGTGCCATTACATTGATACctgttaatgtttatagtttattattgacTCACGTTCAAAATACTGGTGCCATTTTAGCTTATAAATCATCTGTTGTAATTAGTCCTTCtaatttaacatttgtaaCTAATGCCGATGATCCATCCCTTGAGTTGACATTCAAA gTTGTAAAACATCCAAAATTCGGAgcactaaaattaattgacgGGGAACAAGCACAAGATAAAATTACTGTGTTTACTAATCATCAATTAGAAAAGAAACTTGTCAGTTATGTACATAACAGTGAAGGTTCTCCAACAAAAGATttctttaaa tttgaagTATGGTCTGGTCAAGTAAAATTAGGTGAAACATAtaagtttgaatttaattttgttgaagTACATTTGACTGTGGATGTTTTTGGTCCTTTAAAATGGCATGCATCTAGTGAGACTGCAGTAAAAAGTGATTCTATTAAAGTACAAACCCATCCAATACTTTTACACCCAAGCtccataatttttgaattaactaAAACTTCACACACCgcttcattatatttaag GAATAAACCGTTGGTGGATGGTGAAACATGGACTCAAAATGATGTAGACTCTGGACTTCTGACATTAAAACTACACCATGACACATACTCTCCTGCTACAGATTTatttgaagtaaaaataagTGCACCTCGCTGTCAACCAATAGTGTCTAAgttgttaaattttgaatattcacCAAGTCCATTATTGGTTCAAGCAGTTTCTGCTTTTATTCATCCTTtagaa GTTATAGAAGGAAGTTCATCTCCATTGACCGATAAACACATCTCAATTAAATGTGTTGGTGTAAATCAATTACGTTATGAAATTTTGTCTGGTCCAGATCATggttatttacatttactgATTAATAACAgtacagttaaaaatgtaactgtGTTCACTGAAGATGACTTGTATGATAGTACATTGTCTTATTCACACGATGGATCTGAAAATAatcatgattattttaaatttttagctaCTTCAAAAAATGCCAATTTTcaa tATGTTGGCCAAGTTAATATATCTGTGCAACTAATCAATGATAATCCACCAAGTTGCACGACAGAGGAAAATTTACGTGTAGTCACTGGTAGTGATAGAACTATAActaatcataatttacaatGTCAAGATAAAGATGTTGATACACCAGTAGCATCActgatttttactataaattcaatttcaaatggaatgatattaaatactgTTAATGATCCATTTACAACAGTTATGAAATTTACtcaa GAAGAAGTAAACAATGGTAAATTGATTTATCGTGATGAGTTTTCGGCTGATACTAAACAAAATCGAAATAGTGTTGTTGAGCTCGGAGTATTTGATGGAAAACATTCTATTGATCTCAAACTTCAAGTTGAATCTTCTCCtccatttataaaagtattgaatAATTCTCAGTTAATGTTACGACAAGGAGGAGCTGCTACTATCACAACTAATCACATTTATGCTGATACTAACTTAAACATACACTctgataaaattaa ctatCAAGTAATAAATGGCCCTGATCAAGGAGAAATAGAGCTTGGTACAAACCTCGAGCCTTTAAAAACTACTATATTTAGTCAGGCTGAACTTGAAGCGGGCCATGTACGCTACCGACATAATGGCGATGTGGAAAGTGTTAGAGATAGAGTAACCATCCGTGTAACTGCTGGTAGTACTGTCTCTAGAGAATTAGAATTTGATATAAGGCTTTTACCACAACACTACTGGGAACCACTTGAAGTCACTAAAAACTCTCCAATAATAGTTGATGAATCTACTACCATTGCAGTTACCAGACAATAtcttgaa gtaaaaCAAGATATGGTGCCACCTTCAGATATTATGTACTTGGTAAAAGAACCTCCACGTTATGGTTATTTAGAAAAAGAATCCAATGAAGAAGATCCTGGAAATCCAGAAAGCAATCATTTAACCACATTCAATCAAAGTCTTATAAATAGTGGTCACCTTTACTATGTTCAATCAACTATGAATCAAAGTACTGATCGATTGGTCGTCGATATTACAAATGGAGTAGTTTCATTGTATGGTCTTGtt gtAAGTTTTGTGATTGtgccaaaaaatgtatatttaacaaGCTCTCAGCTTAATGTTATTGAGGGAGGAAATGTGACTTTAAGTGCCGACACATTTCCTGTTATGAGTTCCTATTACACAGATAGAGTATCTCGATATTCATTGGTTAGTGCTCCAAACCATGGACGTATTGTGCGAACTACTGCTGATACTTTTGATCCAACTATAGATTATTGGAGTCCCAAACAACTAGCAAGATCACAAATAATG tatgttCATGATGGGTCTGAGAGTACTGACGATAGTTTTTCAGTTAAAGTAGGAGTGTCAGATGAGAAAGAAAGCGCTCCAGTTGatattgaagttaaaataaatccagTGAACAATCAAAGaccattgattataagaaATACTGGTATTAAAGTTTGGAAAGGTGGAATTGGGCTCATAACTTCAGATAACTTAA CTGTTGAAGACAAAGACACGGATGTTTCCAACTTGACCTTCGTAGTATCATCATCTAGATGTGGTCATGTGATATTAGAATTGCAACGTGCTGAAAGATTTACTCAAGCACAAATTGATCAgagtattgtttattttcaacactCAGGAGAATATTGTGATGGTGAATTGGAATTGTCAGCCACTGATGGTCTACACTCTACGGAGATTgtacaatttcatataatGGCAGAACAAGCctctataaaaattttagtcaATAACCCACTGCGAGTATTTCCGATGCTTGGACGTCAATTGACTATTGACCATTTAATGGCTCAATGTGATGATCCAAATTATCAGGTTACTTACATTGTAAGAAATGCGCCAAGATATGGCATTGTATCAAAGAGTGCTTCTTACGAAGATTCAAATCAAATggcaattacaaattttactcaaaaaaatgtaaatgaatCAGCTGTGTGGTATCAtcatgtatcaaaatatttttccagtAACACTACTAATGatgtttttacatttgatGCAATCTGTGAATATGCAATTCCAATTACTAATCAA actttCAATTTAGAAATTACTGTATCGTCTGGTGGTCTTGAAGAACTTTTAATTGGTGATAAAACTAGAGAACTTGTGGTTAAAGAAGGAGAATCGACAATTATTGACTTAAATACTACTgccattttaacatttttagtaaatagcaTTGGCATTAGATCACCGACTATCAAAATTGAACTCACAAATGAACCTAAGCATGGTCGTGTGTGCCTTGATGATGTTTGTGATCGACGAACATTTTCCCAGGGTCATATGCGACGTAATCAAGTCAGATATGTACATGACCATTCAGATACCTTGTCTGATAGTTTAGAATTTTCCGTTTACTTGGATATTGATCCTACCGCTGTTCCTTTGTGTAATGTCACCATTCCAGTAAGCATCATACCTGTAAACGATCAACCATTCTTTTTAACTCAATCATATCCAAATTTAAGACTTGTTCAAGGACAATCTGTAACATTAACTAGATCAGAATTGTTAACTGAAGATCCAGATACACCACCTGAACAAATTGTGTATGACATTGTAACTGGGCCTGCTTATGGTACTATCTGTTTGGctggtattaaaaattctgtTAGATTTACTCAAGCTGATATTGATGCCGGTGAAGTGGTTTATAAACACGACGGTCAGTTGAAACctactacattttatttccGAGTATGGGATGGTCAGTTTAATCCGGTCTATAaggtttttcaaatatatgtcATACCTGTTACTCTGAATGTAACTGTATCGTTACCTTTGCCATTACTTCAAGGAACATACGAAACTGtagtaaatgaaaaattattccaaGTTGAAACAAATGGAGACAAGGATTCAGTTGCTTACAATATCTCAATAAATCCTAGGCATGGAGTTGTCTTTGTAAATGGaacaaaatctaaattattttctcacAAAGATTTAAAAGATGGTAgagttatttatagacaaacAGATTTAACTTCTGCAGCAGATGCATTACGATTATCTGCTCAAATGCATTGTGAACAATCTCCTATAATTAGAGATTTATGGTTAAATATCAGTGTTGAACCTCTTGTGAAAACTGGAGCGTTTTATCCTTTAACAGGATTAAAATCACAACTTGGTGTCCAAGTTTTAAACGCTGAAATATTAGCAAAAACCACAAGTTCTGATCCAAAGtacaaaattttaagaaaaccaaaatttggaaaattgaaaaaaattgttaggaGGTCAGGTGACAAACAAGTTATTCGTGAAGTTGATGTTACAAAATTTTCACATGGAGAAATAGCAAGTGGAATTGTGTATTTTGTAGCGAAAAAAGTACTAGAACCAGTAGAAGACagttttccatttttattaacagCAAATGGCGTTCAGCCAGCAATTGGTGAATTGCGATTTCACGTATCTGTAGCTGAACCTCCTTCCACTACAACACCGCATTTGCCTACTACCACATTTAAGTACTCCTCAACTTCTGTTGGCAAAAAATCAGATATTGTAGAAATAGCTAGACCAAATATGAGTGATGACTATTTGTTATGTGTTGGATTCATTATGGCTGTGGTTGTAGCGTCCCTTGTCATTGTAGTTCTTATACGGTGTCGATCCAAGAAACGTGCAGAAGAATTGGATAAAATGAATCCCATGCCTTTACCTTGCCCACCTGATGATTTAATGACCACGTCTCCTAGGATGGACAAGAATGAAAATCATGGATGTAAAGTAATAGCTTTGGGTCCACCAGAACACGCTGAACCAGAGACTGATTTTAATATGAGGTATCCATATGGTGCTGCTGATGAAGAATACAGTAGCAGTGCTGATGGTACAGAACAAAATAACCCAATGCTTAGAAGAAATCAGTATTGGGTTTGA